The stretch of DNA TCGTCTTTCGCGACGGTTCGCTGGCTCCGGGATTCGCGTTCGGCGGTCCTGACCGTCAGCGGGCGTTGCTTGAGGACGAAGGCGTGTCGTTCCTGCCTCCTGCGCCGAAACATGAAAACGCCGGTGAAGAGGGTTGGGTCGTCGATCTGAAGCGTTGCCAGTGGCAGCGCTGACGCTTTCTCGTGCGGTTTGATGTGATCGCATGTGTCGCCCTTTCGTTCGCTGTGCTGGACTAATCGGTCGGGCGCCGCCTTGGGCTTTTGGCGCTGTGGGTGACGATATGCACGGTGCCTGCTTCCAGACGTAGCATTCCGTAGAGTTCCATTTCACCGAGTTCGCCTTCGAGCCTTCCGATATTCCACGATTCGAGTTTTGGTGCCGCGCCATCGGCAGAGCCTCGTGTCTCGGCCCGATGTCTGCCGGCAGGACGGTGCGTGTTGAGCATCGCAAGGATGGTCTCATGTGTGGCCGCGCCGCCTTGTCTGCGGCAACGACGGATGGCGGTCAGCACCTCCTGTTGGGCGGAGGTCGGTTCTCTCGCGGATGTCGCAGTGTGAGACGCGGTCTGCTCGGGCCCGTCATGCTTGTTCGCGGTGCTTTTCTGCACGGAAAGAAGGATCTTGGCGCCGCCCGGCAAGGGGACCTGACTGGGAGGGCATTCCCGGCCGCCGCTCGGATGGCCGGATTGGCATTGCTGGTGATCCAAGACTCCATGGTTTTCCTTTCCGCTTTCGGCAACGGGTTCGATTGCCGGCGCCGCTGTTTGGCTTTCTGTCGTGGCATTGTTTTCTGTGATCGGATGCTTCGTTTCGTCGTACAAGGTGAGCGGGGCATGGCCTTCATGGCAGATCTCGTCGACGGCGTTGACCGAGGTGAGGATGGTGGCGCGATGGTCTCGGATCAGCCAATTGCAGCCGGTGTTGCCGGGGATGTTGATATTGCCCGGAGCCGCATAGACCTCCCGTCCCAGCTCTGCCGCCCAATTGGCCGTATTGAGCGCTCCCGAGCGACTGCGTGCCTGGGCGACGACGACTGTGGAGGCCAGGCCTGCGATGATGCGGTTGCGCAACAGGAACCGTCGTGCCTCGGGGATGGTGTTCGGGCACAACTCGCTGATCAGAGCCCCGCCGTTGGCTTTGATGCGCTCGAACAGGGGTTGGTTGCGTTCGGGGCCGATATGGTTGAGACCTCCGGCGAACACCGCTACGGTTCGTCCGCTTTGTTCTGCGCCGATGCCGCTCATGGCGTCGAGTGCGCCCCAATGCGCCGCGGCGTCGATGCCGAATGCGCCTCCGGACACCACAAGGTGCCCTTGTTCTGCAGCCTTTTTCGCAACGGTTCTGGCCACGTATCGTCCGTAATCGTCGGCACCGCGCGAGCCGACAACGGCCAGTGGCTGCGGGCAGCTGGTCAACGCCGCCGGGTCGCCGACGCCCCATAGGCACAGCGGTGAGGCCCAGTCTTTTCTGATGGAAAGGTCGTCGAGCTGAGTCGGCCAGTAGGGGCTGGCCGGTCCGATGATCCACTGTGACCCGCCTTGCGTGAAAAAGTCCCGAAGCTCCTTTTCGGCGTTTGAAGGCAGCTGGTGCAGGCGTTCCCGCCAGCGTTCCAGCCCGTGGTGGAATGAGCTCATGCCTCGTGCGTTGACTTTTCGTCCCCATTTGGCGGTTCCGATGGCGAAGACCTCATCGAGCCGGTTGCGGTTGGCAGTGCCGCCTTTCTCATCGGCGATCAGGTGCAGGGCGGTGACGGCATCGCCGGCCCCTTTGATGGTAGCGAATAGCAGCGCGTCGGCGCTGTCGATGCAGAACGTCAGGATGGCCCGGGCCAGCGTATCGTCGTCGACGGCTGGTGTGCCGGTTGTCTTTCTTCCCGTTGCCGTAGCGGATGATGTATCAACAGCTGTCTGTGCGATTGTGTCCATCATGATTCCTTCGTTCGCAAGGCGATGCCCTGCATCATCTCTTCACGGCCCGGTGAAGGCTTGCCGCCCAGATCCGCAAGAGTCCATGCCAGCCGCAGCGTCCGGTCGGCCCCACGCAGACTCAGCCGCTCGTTTTCCAACGCTTGGTCGATGAGGGTGAGAGCTGCCTCCGAGGTGTTCTTGCGCAGCCACGTTCCTGAGGCCTGCGCGTTGCAGGTCCAGTGATAGGCGGCGAAACGCTCCTGTGCTGCGTGGCGGGCATCGGTGACTTTGCGCCGCATCTGCTCGCTGGTGGTCTGCGGTTGTGAGCTCTGCGTCATCAGGTGCTCCACCGGCGGGACTTCGACCTGGATATCGATGCGGTCGAGAATCGGGCCGGAAAGCCTTGAAAAATAGCGGATGCGGTCTTTCTCCTTGCAGGTACAGCGCGAACCGTCGCCGTATCCGTACCCGCAAGGGCAGGGGTTGGCGGCCATGATCAACTGGAAATTGGCGGGATAGTAGGTGGTCCCTTTGGAGCGCGAAAGTGCTACATAACCGGATTCCAGAGGCTCTCGTAGCGTTTGCAACGAACGCGGGGAGAATTCCGGTGCCTCGTCCATGAACAGCACTCCGCGATGGGCGCGAGTGATGGCCCCAGGGGTGGCGATGCCCGAACCGCCGCCGACCAGTGACGCCGTGGAGGCCGTGTGGTGCGGAGCCTCGAACGGAGGCACGTCGCTGATCCCGTAGTTGGGCAAGGTTCCACACAACGAGCGTATCGAAGCCACTTCGAGCTGTTCCTGCTCATTCAACGGGCACATGATGCCGGGCATACGCGAGGCGAGCATGGTCTTGCCTGAGCCGGGAGGCCCGGTCATCAGCAGATGATGGCCGCCGGCGGCTGCCACTTCAAGTGCCCATTTGGTTCGTTCCTGCCCGATGACTTCGGCCATGTCTCCGACCGATGGAGCAAGGTTTTCGTCTTCGCTGATTGGCTGATCGTCGGGGATACGGGTTTCGCTGATCCGGTATTTCGCTTCGCCTCCCATCAGTTCGATGAGTTCGCCCAAGTGACGGATACCGATGACGCTGAGGCCCTCGATAAGCTCGGCTTCCTCGACATTGCGCTGTGGCACGATGATCTGATCGATGCCGTGTTCCCGAGCGTACAGGGCGATGGGCAGCACCCCGGTGACCGGCAGCACCGAGCCGTCAAGGTTGAGTTCGCCGAGTACTACGGTGTCGGCCAGACAGTCGTGGGGGATGACGCCGGCTGCGCTCAGCACGGAAACGGCGATGGCCGTGTCGTGCGAAGAGCCGCGTTTGGGCAGGGATGCGGGGGAGAGATTGACCGTCACACGCGTCTCGGGCCAGTTGAACCCGCTGGCTTGGCAGGCGGACTTCACCCGTTCGCGCGCTTCGCTCAGCGAGGCATCCGGCAGGCCGATGATGGAGAAATAGGGCAATCCCGGCGAGATGAAGGCCTGCATCTGGATGGCGTTGGCCTTGAGCCCCACCAGTCCGACCGACATCGCCGTCCCGATGGCCATCAGAATGCCCCCGGTATGTGCTGGACCCTAGGGCGGTTGCCTTGAAGGAGGATCGACATGGCGTCAAAGCGGATGCCGGACCGCCGTATCGATTTTCCGGGTCCTGCGAGCCACAGGGAGGCAGCGTGATGAAGATTGGCCTGCTTATGTGGAGTGATGGCCTCCTGCGGGGTGCCGTATCGCTGTGTCCGCCGCGTTTTCACCTCGACGAACACCACGATGTGCTCGGGGGCCATCATGATGATGTCGAGCTCGCCGAACCGCGTGCTCCAGTTGCGGGCCAGGACGTGCCAGCCGAGTTGCGCCAGCCATGCCGCCGCATACTGCTCGCCGATGGTTCCAAGCTGCTTGGCCGAAAGATCGGGCATGGCCAGTTGCTCTTCGAGCTGTGCCAGCAGGCCTTCCGAGGAGAGGTCGTCGAGATCGGTGCCACACCCGAAACAAGTGGCCGATCGATTCTTCTGTGCTGCTGAAATATTGGTGTTCATGCATTTCAGTGTTGCATGGTTCGCGTTTTTATCGGGCGAAAAACGGGCGCTGTGGTCGAATGATGGCCGTTTGCGTTTTTCACGGCGTTTCTCTGGATAACTTTGTATTTGCGTAATGCAATTGTGGTTAATGTTGTGGACGGTTTCGGTGGCCTGTGCGTAAGTCGTGGTGTCGGTGGTGGACAATGTTGCGCCCGTCAGCGTCGGCGGTGGAAAACCCTGTGAAGAAGGTCGGGAGTGTACACAAATTCATCCACATCCAAAAATGCTTGTCTGTTCTTATCGGTGATCGTCGTCGATGAATTGTTGTCGATTCTGTGCCATCGCGCTTTGAATATGGAACCGGGCTTCCGGGTTGGTGTGATACTGAAATGCAATGCAATGTCGGGAATCGTCAGTTTTCGGAGGCGATATGCCGGCTCTGTTTCAATGACTTGTTGTGATGGCTTTGATGAAACAGACCGGACACAAAAATGTCTCTGTTTCTTGGCAAACCATACGCAATGCCAAGAAACAGAGACGATATCTCGATTCTGAGCCGATGCCGTGCGGAGGTTTCAGAACAAAAGCGAAAATGAAACCCACACCACAGCAACGGTCAGGCGAACCGCAGATGAAGCTCTCAGCCGACGAGCTCGGTCAGCTCGCCCAGATTGAGCTCGAAGCTCACGCCTCGCATTTCGAAATCAGGCTGGTTGCGGGTGGATTCCATGGCGTGACGCACGAATTCGCCGGCCACCTGGGCCGATTCGCCGAGGCTCTTTCCGGCCATCACCGCGCCGCACAGTGCCGAAGCGAAGGCGTCGCCGGTGCCGTGGATCATATAGGGCAGTTTGTCGTGGGCGAGTTCGACGCGGGCGCTGGCCCCGGCGCTCGCACTACCCACGAAATTGCGCAGTTTGCCGTCGCCGCGGTCGATGCCCTTCAATACGACGTTCTTCGCACCCATGTCAAGCAGTGCGCCGACCCAATCGGTGGCCTCGTCGTCGCTGAGGTTCTGGCCCGGGTAGTCGCGACCGGTGAGGATTGAGGCCTCGGTGAGGTTCGGCATCAGCACGTCGGCGCCGTCCACCAGCGTCTTGACCGCCTCGCACATTTCCTTCGAATAGGTGGGATACATCTGCCCGCCGTCGCCCATCACCGGGTCGACCAGCCGCAGCGCCTTCGGATATTCGCGATAAAGGCGCTTGATGATGTCGACCTGCTCGGCCGAACCGAGGAAGCCGGAATAGACGCCGTCGAGCTCGACGTTGACCTTCCGCCACGCGTCAAGATAGCCGGAGAGGATATCGGTGGTGTCGTGGAACGTATAGACCGGGAACTTGGTGTGCGCCGAAAACAGCGCCGTCGGCACCGGGCACACGTCGCAGCCGCACGCCGAAAGAATCGGGATGGCAGCGGTCAGCGAGCATTTGCCGTAGCCGCACATATCGTGCACGGCAGCCACGCGGGGGATGTATTTGGGGTTGCGCTCATAGAGCGTCGTATCTTCTTGCATTTCATGACCTTTCAGAAAGTCTATGAATAATATCGGCGTCCGTCGCGGGCGGGATTGCCTGCGGCGTCGCTGCTAACGACTCTAGCCGTGCCGAGGACAGACCCGCTTGCTCTGTCCGCCAGATGACGTGGCGGGGAGAAGTTCATCGGGCAAGAATAGGGGAATCCTGGCTTTGTGTCATTCGCCGTGTGCTTTCGTTGTTAGGTTTTGCGCGATGATGGCTGAATTTGCCTGAATCGAGGCATCTTGGTGCCACCAAGTCACCCGAAATCGGTAGATTGCTATCGATTTCACGAAAAATAGGTGGTCTTGGTGCACCAAGATACCCGAATCCGAAGGATTGGGTATCAATTCAGTGAAAAATGAGGGTCTTGGTGCCACCAAGATGATCGTCAAACTGAGAATTTGGCATCGATGGCGTATGCAGCAGGCGCGGGGTGGGGCAGGGCATGGTTATCCACGATTGGCAGTAGTCGGTTTTGGTTTATTTATCGCATGAAAATGGCGGAATTCCTAAGAGTTTCAAGGCGTTATAGATTACCGGGATAGCGTCGCGCTTGCCGTGCGTGTCCTGCCGGTTTACGCTCAAACTTGGGATAACCATATTGTGCATTCACGTATATCAAAGGAGCCGTTATGAGCGACGAGACCACACCGAAGAAGTATCATTTCGAGACGCTGCAGCTGCATGTGGGTCAGGAGGAGGCCGACCCCGCCACCGACGCGCGTGCCGTGCCGATCTACGCCACCACCAGCTACGTCTTCCACAACTTCGACCACGCCGAGGCGCGTTTCGCGCTCGAGGACCCCGGCAATATCTACGGACGTCTGACCAATTCGACCGAGGACGTTTTCGAACGCCGCATGGCCGCACTCGAAGGCGGCACCGCGGCGCTTGCACTGGCCAGCGGGGCGGCGGCGGTCGAGGCAGCGCTGCGCAACATCACGCAGACCGGCGACCATATCGTCTCCTCGTCGCACATCTATGGCGGCACGTTCAACCTGATGCGTCACACCCTGCCGCGCGACGGCATCACCACCACCTTCGTCGATCCGGCCGACCCGCAGAACTTCGAGGGCGCGATTCAGGAGAACACCAAGCTCGTCTACTTCGAGACCTTCGGCAACCCCAACGCCGACCTGCCCGACTTCGAGGCCATCTCGGCGATCGCGCACAAGCATCATCTGCCGGTCTTCGTCGACAACACCTTCGCCACTCCGTATCTCTTCCGCCCGCTCGAGCACGGCGCAGACGTCGTGGTGGAGTCGGCCACCAAGTTCATCGGCGGCCACGGCACGACGCTCGGTGGCCTGATCGTCGAAGGCGGACACTTCAACTGGGCCGAGGTGCCGGGCAAGTTCCCGACTCTGACCGAGCCGGACCCCTCCTATCATGGTATGAATTTCTACGAGGCGCTGGGCCAGACGGCTTTCGTCACCCGCGCCCGCGCCATCTTCCTGCGCGACACCGGCGCCTGCATCAGCCCGTTCGCCGCGTGGCTGCTGCTGCAGGGCACCGAGACGCTGTCGTTGCGCGTCGAACGCCACGTCCAGAACGCGCTGAAGGTGGTCGAGTACCTCCAGACCGTTCCCGAGGTCGAGTCCGTCTCGCATCCCTCGATCCCCGGCCGCGTCGACCATGAGCTCTACGAGAAGTACTTCCCGAACGGCGCCGGCTCGATCTTCACCTTCGACATCAAGGGCGGCAAGGACGCGGCGCGCGTCTTCATCGACAACCTGCACCTCTTCAGCCTGCTGGCCAACGTCGCCGACGTCAAGAGCCTCGTGGTCCATCCGGCCTCCACCACCCACGCCCAGGAGACGCGCGAGGAACTGGAAAGCCAGGGCATCCACCAAGGCACGATCCGCCTGTCGATCGGCACCGAATACATCGACGACATCCTCGACGATCTCAAGGGAGGCTTCGAGGCGGTGCGTGCCTCCGGCCTGGCCAAGTAGCGACGGGGTCGGCAGCCACCAGCCTACAGAATTGCGCCATCAATAAGCCACTGAGCAAGTATCACAGGCTTATTGATGACGCGCAATATACTTTCCCACCATTTTGAGCCGTTGGGTGTGTTAGCGGCTTATTTATGGCGCAACCGTGGATGTAAGTCGTCGTCGGCTATCGAGACGGATGCGGCGCGTGGCCGGCGTTTGCCTATTTGTCGCGCTCCAGTAGGAGATGCTCGGCATTGTAGAACGCGAGGCCGAGCAGCACCCGGTCGTCGATGGCCTCGGTGTCAAGCCCGAATTGCCAGATGTGGCCTTGGACCGCTTGCATGCGCCATACCCCTTGAGCGAACCACCAGATTGCCTGGCGGTAGTCGTCTTCGAGCCGGCGGTATGTCTCGCCATGCGGTGCGGTGTATTCCAAGGCGTAGCCGCCGTGCCTGCGCAAGACGCACACCTTGCCCCGCTCGCGCCGGCCCACGCTGTAGAGCGAAGGGCTCACGTGTCTGGTGATAATCGCCGGCAGTTGCCATGGCCTGCCGTATCCCCGGCATCCCGGGTCTTCGGTACAGAAGTCATGAAGGTCGTCCAGTTCTTTTTTGCGTTCGGATGTGGGCCGGTCTCGCCAAAACAACAAATTGTCGGTCTCATCGAATTTTTGAGCGAGCCATAGGGCCGCTTCCTGCGGGGTGGTCAGCCGCGCTTCAAAGTCGAGAACGTAACTGCGTTCGATGCCGACTGAATATATGGAATAACCGCCGCGCGTCGCCACGAATCCGTAGGCCTCGCCCCGGTTCTTCCAGCAGGTGATGCCTTTGAACCAACAGGCGTCTTCGGGGTATTCGTGGTCTCCGACGCCGGGAACGTGGAGGAACACCACGTCCTCACATCCCTCATCGATGTTCAGTCGTGCGCCATACTGGTCGCAGACCAGCTGCAGGAGCTTTTGCAGGTGCTGCAGCCGCTTGATTCCGGTTTCGTCGATTCTGTCGAGGCCTTTGGGATCTTTCAATATCTCCTCGGTCACTCCCTGGCCTAGTCGGGTCGTGATTTGAAGCCCGTATTCCTCAGCCATCCTCTGCTCTCTTCCGTGGTTGTCGCCTACGCATTTGTCAACCATTCTATCCATTTTGGCAACTGTCCCTCCTGAATCATCCTCGAGGATGATTTGCAGGATGCTATCTGCTTGGTGACGGTGATAATTCATTCCTGCGCACGATGGAGGAGACTGGCGGATTCTTTTAGTATTTGAGGTAACAGACAAGCAATGACCTCAACAAAGGAGTCCATATGAACCCCAGCAACTTCTACGGCGGCAATGCCGGCAACGATTTTCGCAGCATTATCAACCCGAACGCAGGCGGCAATGGTAACGTAAATACGAACGCCGGCAATCTCGGCGCCGACGCCAATAACGCCATTACGGCACCCTCGTTCATTCCGCCGCAGCCTGGGCAGCTGCAACCGCAGCCCCATCAACGCAAGGAATTCGCAGTGGAGGCCATCGATCTGATCAAGGACTACGGCAAGGGCGAGAACGTGGTGCACGCGTTGCGCAATGTCAACGTCGGCTTCGAGCAAGGCAAGTTCACCGCGATTATGGGGCCTTCCGGCTCCGGCAAATCGACCATGATGCACACCCTCGCCGGCCTCGATTCGGTGACCAGCGGCCGCGTCATCCTCGGCGGGCAGGACATCACGAAGATGAATGACAACCAGCTCACCATGCTGCGTCGCACCAAGATCGGTTTCATTTTCCAGTCCTTCAACCTGCTGCCGATGTTTACCGCCGAACAGAACATCGTCATGCCCCTGACGCTGGCCGGCGCCAAGGTCGACAAGCAGTGGTTCGCCACGCTGGTCGAAACCCTCGGCCTGACGCAACGTCTCAAGCACCGCCCGAACGAGCTTTCCGGCGGCCAGCAGCAGCGCGTCGCCATCGCCCGCGCCCTGATTTCCAAGCCGCAGGTCGTCTTCGCCGACGAGCCGACCGGCAACCTCGACTCCGTCTCCAGCGCCGAAGTGCTGAGTTTCCTCAAGCGTAGCGTGCGCGAGTTCGGACAGACCGTGGTCATGGTCACCCACGACGCGGTGGCCGCCTCCTACGCGGACCGTGCCATCGTTTTCGCCGACGGGCGGATCGTGGCCGACGAACCGCACCCCACCGCCGAACACATGAGTCAGCTGCTGATGGAGGAGAGCGAACGCGCTGCCCGGCAGGGTGCGATGCCCACGATGAACCAGCTGATGGATGGCAAGCCCAGGCACGCGCGGGTTTCGCGATGAAGCGAAGCGCATCTCATCCGGCAACCGCACCTGTAGCAGACTAAGGAACCAACAATGTTTTCGGTAACACTCAAACTGATGAAAAAGAGCGGGAAGATGCTCATTCCCGCCGGCATCGCCATCCTGATCGGCACGGCCTTCATCGCCGCGACCTTCCTGTTCGGCAACGCGATGGACGATTCGCTGCGCACGCAGATGACCTCGCGCTTCATGCAGGCCGACTACGTGGCGTTGATGGATAATTCGAATGAGGCTGACAGCAACACCTCGGGCGATGACGCGTCGCCGACCGTCCAGACCTTGAAGATGGACGAGGTCAAGAAGGTCGATGGCGTCACTGGCGTGCAACCACTGGTCTATGGTGACGGACACGTCAAGAAGGGCGACACGACCACCACCACCATGTACAGCCTGGGCTCCAGCAATACCAGGCTTCAGCCGGTCGAGGTGGTCAAAGGCCATAGCCCGACAAAGGCCGTCGAAGCCGCCTTACCCGAAACCATGGCTGACAAGCTGCATCTGAAGATCGGGGACACGGCGAAACTCACACTTTCGATCTACGATTCCAGCAATGCTCCAATCGTCAAGGCGAAGCTGGTCGGCCTTACCCACGACCAAAACGGCAGCTACACCGTGTATGGCGGAGCGACATTGGTCTCCCCGCAGGCGCTGGCGGATCTCTATCATGTCGATTCCTTCAACGACGTTCCTTCCAACGGTCTGCTGGTCAACGTGGATCCGTCCAAATCGGCCACGGCCATCCCGCAGATCAAGCAGATCCTCGGCAAGAAGATGACCGTCGATACCCGTCAACACATCGGCGACCAGGAAATACAATCGCTGAGCTCCAACGGCAGCTCGCCGGTGAAGATCTTCCTGATGGTGTTCGCCATCCTCGCCATGTTCGTGGCGGCCCTGGTCATCGCCAACACCTTCCAGGTCTTGATCGCCCAACGTCGCCGCACGCTCGCCCTGCTGCGCACCATCGGCGCGAAGAAGGGCCAGCTTTATCGTTCCGTGCTTTTCGAGGCCGGCACCTTGGGACTCATCGCTTCGGCGCTGGGAATTGTGGTCGCCATAGGCCTTATGGCAGTGATGACCAAGGTCGGTATGTCGTTGGGCGACCAGGGCGACAGGATGAAGCTCGTTATCTCCTGGCCGGTCATCGTCGTGCCGCTGGTCTTCGGCATCGTCATGACCGTGCTCGCCTCCATCGGCTCCGCGCGTTCCGCGACCTCCGTGACGCCGCTCGAGGCATTGCGTCCGCTGGAAATCACGGATACGCGCAAAGCCGGACGGGTGCGTGGCATCCTCGGCAGCCTGATGATCATCCTGGGCGTCGTCTGCTGTGCGCTCGGCGCCAGCAAGATTCCTGAGGTGTTGACCCACACGGCCCGCAACGGCAACGACACCACTTACGAATTCGCATTGCTCTCCGCCGTGGGCGGCTGCGCGTTGCTCTTCATCGGCCTGGCCCTCACCGCCACCTTCTGGTTGCCGGTGCTGATGCGCGGCATCGGAGCGTTGGTGGCCCACGTCGGTCCGGCCGCCAAGATCGCCGACGGCAACATCCAGAAGAACCCGCGTCGTGTCGCCGCCACCGGAGTGGCCCTCCTGATCGGCGTCACCCTCGTCTCCACCATCGCCACCGGTGCGGCCTGCGGCAAACAGACCATGGATTCCACACTTGACGCGCGTTACAGCGTCGATATGGTGGCCGAAGGCAACGGCCTGAGCCAACATGCGGCCGACAAAGTGGCTAAGCTCAAGGGCATCTCGGGCACGTTCTACGCGCCTACTGCCACGGCGAGTATCGAAAGTACGGGATCGGAGCGCAAGCT from Bifidobacterium sp. ESL0800 encodes:
- a CDS encoding FtsX-like permease family protein, with the translated sequence MFSVTLKLMKKSGKMLIPAGIAILIGTAFIAATFLFGNAMDDSLRTQMTSRFMQADYVALMDNSNEADSNTSGDDASPTVQTLKMDEVKKVDGVTGVQPLVYGDGHVKKGDTTTTTMYSLGSSNTRLQPVEVVKGHSPTKAVEAALPETMADKLHLKIGDTAKLTLSIYDSSNAPIVKAKLVGLTHDQNGSYTVYGGATLVSPQALADLYHVDSFNDVPSNGLLVNVDPSKSATAIPQIKQILGKKMTVDTRQHIGDQEIQSLSSNGSSPVKIFLMVFAILAMFVAALVIANTFQVLIAQRRRTLALLRTIGAKKGQLYRSVLFEAGTLGLIASALGIVVAIGLMAVMTKVGMSLGDQGDRMKLVISWPVIVVPLVFGIVMTVLASIGSARSATSVTPLEALRPLEITDTRKAGRVRGILGSLMIILGVVCCALGASKIPEVLTHTARNGNDTTYEFALLSAVGGCALLFIGLALTATFWLPVLMRGIGALVAHVGPAAKIADGNIQKNPRRVAATGVALLIGVTLVSTIATGAACGKQTMDSTLDARYSVDMVAEGNGLSQHAADKVAKLKGISGTFYAPTATASIESTGSERKLSALLVGVNDKQALQKVMHSDLSGVAITPGTALAPLYNAQTGKKVKFTDNKVHFIDVGQNGSKNDVELPAMKVKQVDYRKLTSMYSMVVFVDQSVLAGNGVKSDGHMLLTKFDMNAASVSDTFAAVQDALGSTDGVNITGPIAERVMWDTQIDTIMRVLVALLAVAVLIALIGVANTLSLSVIERTRESATLRAIGMTRGQLRRSLACESLLIALVSGVVGVVLGTAFGWLGSYMVFTLYGKTAYLFDWKFNGIVLLIAALAALASSILPARRAVKTPPVEALAEA
- a CDS encoding MGMT family protein, yielding MSESFNARVYDVVKRIPEGKVATYGQVAALAGNPRNARFVGYALHSNPEPGVIPCHRVVFRDGSLAPGFAFGGPDRQRALLEDEGVSFLPPAPKHENAGEEGWVVDLKRCQWQR
- a CDS encoding YifB family Mg chelatase-like AAA ATPase; protein product: MAIGTAMSVGLVGLKANAIQMQAFISPGLPYFSIIGLPDASLSEARERVKSACQASGFNWPETRVTVNLSPASLPKRGSSHDTAIAVSVLSAAGVIPHDCLADTVVLGELNLDGSVLPVTGVLPIALYAREHGIDQIIVPQRNVEEAELIEGLSVIGIRHLGELIELMGGEAKYRISETRIPDDQPISEDENLAPSVGDMAEVIGQERTKWALEVAAAGGHHLLMTGPPGSGKTMLASRMPGIMCPLNEQEQLEVASIRSLCGTLPNYGISDVPPFEAPHHTASTASLVGGGSGIATPGAITRAHRGVLFMDEAPEFSPRSLQTLREPLESGYVALSRSKGTTYYPANFQLIMAANPCPCGYGYGDGSRCTCKEKDRIRYFSRLSGPILDRIDIQVEVPPVEHLMTQSSQPQTTSEQMRRKVTDARHAAQERFAAYHWTCNAQASGTWLRKNTSEAALTLIDQALENERLSLRGADRTLRLAWTLADLGGKPSPGREEMMQGIALRTKES
- a CDS encoding ABC transporter ATP-binding protein, producing MNPSNFYGGNAGNDFRSIINPNAGGNGNVNTNAGNLGADANNAITAPSFIPPQPGQLQPQPHQRKEFAVEAIDLIKDYGKGENVVHALRNVNVGFEQGKFTAIMGPSGSGKSTMMHTLAGLDSVTSGRVILGGQDITKMNDNQLTMLRRTKIGFIFQSFNLLPMFTAEQNIVMPLTLAGAKVDKQWFATLVETLGLTQRLKHRPNELSGGQQQRVAIARALISKPQVVFADEPTGNLDSVSSAEVLSFLKRSVREFGQTVVMVTHDAVAASYADRAIVFADGRIVADEPHPTAEHMSQLLMEESERAARQGAMPTMNQLMDGKPRHARVSR
- a CDS encoding DNA-processing protein DprA; translation: MMDTIAQTAVDTSSATATGRKTTGTPAVDDDTLARAILTFCIDSADALLFATIKGAGDAVTALHLIADEKGGTANRNRLDEVFAIGTAKWGRKVNARGMSSFHHGLERWRERLHQLPSNAEKELRDFFTQGGSQWIIGPASPYWPTQLDDLSIRKDWASPLCLWGVGDPAALTSCPQPLAVVGSRGADDYGRYVARTVAKKAAEQGHLVVSGGAFGIDAAAHWGALDAMSGIGAEQSGRTVAVFAGGLNHIGPERNQPLFERIKANGGALISELCPNTIPEARRFLLRNRIIAGLASTVVVAQARSRSGALNTANWAAELGREVYAAPGNINIPGNTGCNWLIRDHRATILTSVNAVDEICHEGHAPLTLYDETKHPITENNATTESQTAAPAIEPVAESGKENHGVLDHQQCQSGHPSGGRECPPSQVPLPGGAKILLSVQKSTANKHDGPEQTASHTATSAREPTSAQQEVLTAIRRCRRQGGAATHETILAMLNTHRPAGRHRAETRGSADGAAPKLESWNIGRLEGELGEMELYGMLRLEAGTVHIVTHSAKSPRRRPTD
- a CDS encoding YraN family protein, whose product is MSTTDTTTYAQATETVHNINHNCITQIQSYPEKRREKRKRPSFDHSARFSPDKNANHATLKCMNTNISAAQKNRSATCFGCGTDLDDLSSEGLLAQLEEQLAMPDLSAKQLGTIGEQYAAAWLAQLGWHVLARNWSTRFGELDIIMMAPEHIVVFVEVKTRRTQRYGTPQEAITPHKQANLHHAASLWLAGPGKSIRRSGIRFDAMSILLQGNRPRVQHIPGAF
- a CDS encoding O-acetylhomoserine aminocarboxypropyltransferase/cysteine synthase family protein; the protein is MSDETTPKKYHFETLQLHVGQEEADPATDARAVPIYATTSYVFHNFDHAEARFALEDPGNIYGRLTNSTEDVFERRMAALEGGTAALALASGAAAVEAALRNITQTGDHIVSSSHIYGGTFNLMRHTLPRDGITTTFVDPADPQNFEGAIQENTKLVYFETFGNPNADLPDFEAISAIAHKHHLPVFVDNTFATPYLFRPLEHGADVVVESATKFIGGHGTTLGGLIVEGGHFNWAEVPGKFPTLTEPDPSYHGMNFYEALGQTAFVTRARAIFLRDTGACISPFAAWLLLQGTETLSLRVERHVQNALKVVEYLQTVPEVESVSHPSIPGRVDHELYEKYFPNGAGSIFTFDIKGGKDAARVFIDNLHLFSLLANVADVKSLVVHPASTTHAQETREELESQGIHQGTIRLSIGTEYIDDILDDLKGGFEAVRASGLAK
- a CDS encoding pyridoxamine kinase; protein product: MQEDTTLYERNPKYIPRVAAVHDMCGYGKCSLTAAIPILSACGCDVCPVPTALFSAHTKFPVYTFHDTTDILSGYLDAWRKVNVELDGVYSGFLGSAEQVDIIKRLYREYPKALRLVDPVMGDGGQMYPTYSKEMCEAVKTLVDGADVLMPNLTEASILTGRDYPGQNLSDDEATDWVGALLDMGAKNVVLKGIDRGDGKLRNFVGSASAGASARVELAHDKLPYMIHGTGDAFASALCGAVMAGKSLGESAQVAGEFVRHAMESTRNQPDFEMRGVSFELNLGELTELVG